The Microbacterium sp. SORGH_AS_0862 genome has a segment encoding these proteins:
- a CDS encoding IclR family transcriptional regulator C-terminal domain-containing protein, whose protein sequence is MSEQGDASGEFVQSLARGLAVIRAFDAEHAELTLSDVARRAEVTRAAARRFLHTLVSLGYVRSDGRLFALTPRVLELGFSYLSSLSLPEVLQPHLELLSREVGESVSAAVLDGADIVYIARVPARRIMSVRITIGTRFPAYATSMGRVLLAALPASARADALAHLHPLTDRTLTDAARLGAELDRVAVQGWAVVDGELEAGLRSIAVGVRDRSGQVAAAINVSSSATRDSVEHLVEHYLPALQAAAAGAADELRRV, encoded by the coding sequence ATGAGTGAGCAGGGCGACGCATCCGGCGAGTTCGTGCAGTCGCTCGCCCGCGGGCTCGCCGTCATCCGCGCGTTCGACGCCGAACACGCAGAGCTCACCCTGAGCGATGTCGCCCGCCGCGCCGAGGTCACGCGCGCGGCCGCTCGCCGCTTCCTGCACACCCTCGTGAGTCTCGGCTACGTGCGCAGCGACGGACGCCTGTTCGCCCTCACGCCGCGGGTGCTCGAGCTCGGCTTCAGCTACCTGTCGTCGCTGTCGTTGCCCGAGGTGCTCCAACCTCACCTCGAACTGCTCTCGCGCGAGGTCGGAGAGAGCGTGTCGGCGGCCGTGCTCGACGGCGCCGACATCGTCTACATCGCCCGCGTGCCGGCACGGCGCATCATGAGCGTGCGCATCACGATCGGCACCCGCTTTCCGGCGTACGCCACGAGCATGGGACGCGTGCTGCTGGCGGCGCTGCCTGCATCCGCGCGCGCCGACGCGCTGGCGCACCTGCATCCGCTCACCGACCGGACCCTGACGGATGCGGCGCGCCTGGGCGCCGAGCTCGACCGTGTCGCAGTCCAGGGGTGGGCCGTGGTGGACGGCGAGCTCGAGGCGGGGCTCCGTTCGATCGCCGTCGGTGTGCGCGATCGCAGCGGGCAGGTCGCGGCCGCGATCAACGTCTCGTCATCGGCGACGCGCGACAGCGTCGAGCATCTCGTCGAACACTACCTGCCGGCGCTGCAGGCCGCCGCGGCGGGGGCGGCGGACGAACTGCGCCGGGTGTGA
- a CDS encoding thiolase family protein produces MTASFVYDAVRTPFGRAGGALSGIRPDDLAALVMRTAVERTGLDPARIDDVIFGDANQAGEDNRNVARFGALLAGFPTTVTGATVNRLCASSVEAVIQASRAIESGDADIILAGGVESMSRAPFVVEKSAKPWPAVGNQTLWNTAIGWRMTNPALPKPWTISNGESAEKIAREWGISREAQDTFAARSHRLAAEAWAAGVYDGEIVQVPGAELARDESIRPDTSVEKLAGLRALFASDGDGSVTAGNSSPINDGASAVLVAAEGALPGEPLARIAARAAHGVDPDVFPIAPIEAANKALARAGFTWDDVDVVELNEAFASQSLACIAGWPDLDPERVNIHGGALAIGHPLGASGGRIIGHAAHELARRGGGVAVAAICIGVGQGLAVVLER; encoded by the coding sequence ATGACCGCGAGCTTCGTCTACGACGCCGTCCGCACGCCGTTCGGCCGGGCCGGGGGCGCGCTCTCCGGCATCCGGCCGGACGATCTCGCGGCCCTCGTGATGCGCACGGCCGTCGAGCGCACCGGCCTCGACCCCGCGCGCATCGACGATGTGATCTTCGGAGACGCGAACCAGGCGGGCGAGGACAACCGCAACGTCGCCCGCTTCGGCGCGCTGCTCGCAGGCTTCCCGACGACCGTCACGGGTGCGACCGTCAACCGCCTGTGCGCGTCGTCTGTGGAGGCCGTCATCCAGGCCTCGCGTGCGATCGAGTCCGGCGATGCCGACATCATCCTGGCCGGCGGCGTCGAATCGATGAGCCGCGCGCCCTTCGTCGTCGAGAAGTCGGCCAAGCCGTGGCCCGCCGTGGGCAACCAGACGCTGTGGAACACGGCGATCGGCTGGCGCATGACCAACCCCGCGCTGCCGAAGCCCTGGACGATCAGTAACGGCGAGTCGGCGGAGAAGATCGCCCGCGAGTGGGGAATCTCCCGCGAGGCGCAGGATACGTTCGCCGCGCGCTCGCACCGCCTGGCCGCCGAGGCCTGGGCTGCCGGCGTCTACGACGGCGAGATCGTGCAGGTTCCCGGTGCGGAGCTCGCCCGCGACGAGAGCATCCGGCCCGACACGTCGGTCGAGAAGCTCGCGGGTCTGCGCGCGTTGTTCGCGTCGGACGGCGACGGCTCGGTCACCGCGGGCAACTCCTCGCCCATCAACGACGGCGCCTCCGCGGTGCTCGTCGCCGCAGAGGGGGCGCTACCGGGCGAACCGCTGGCGCGCATCGCCGCCCGCGCCGCCCACGGCGTCGACCCCGATGTGTTCCCGATCGCGCCCATCGAGGCCGCGAACAAGGCGCTCGCCCGCGCCGGCTTCACGTGGGACGACGTCGACGTCGTCGAGCTGAACGAGGCGTTCGCCTCGCAGAGTCTCGCCTGCATCGCCGGATGGCCCGACCTGGACCCGGAGCGGGTCAACATCCACGGCGGTGCGCTGGCCATCGGCCACCCTCTCGGCGCGTCCGGCGGTCGGATCATCGGCCACGCCGCACACGAGCTCGCCCGCCGCGGCGGAGGTGTCGCGGTCGCCGCCATCTGCATCGGGGTCGGACAGGGCCTCGCGGTCGTCCTCGAGAGGTGA
- a CDS encoding 3-oxoacid CoA-transferase subunit B, producing the protein MTTRIPRADLARRIAADIPDGAVVNLGIGAPTLVADHLPADREIVLHTENGLLGMGPAPEPGRIDPDLINAGKQAVTAVAGAAYFHHADSFAMMRGGHLDVCVLGAFQVAQNGDLANWSTGEPGAIPAVGGAMDLAIGAKSVYVMTDLLTRAGEPKLVAACTYPLTGVGCVSRVYTDHAVFEITDAGFAVIEAFGDNTIEQLRELTGLALIDATDAAASVSEEEK; encoded by the coding sequence ATGACCACCCGCATCCCCCGCGCGGACCTCGCCCGCCGCATCGCCGCCGACATCCCCGACGGCGCTGTCGTGAACCTCGGCATCGGAGCGCCCACGCTCGTCGCCGACCATCTGCCGGCCGACCGCGAGATCGTGCTGCACACCGAGAACGGCCTGCTGGGGATGGGGCCGGCGCCGGAGCCCGGCCGCATCGACCCCGACCTCATCAATGCCGGCAAGCAGGCGGTGACGGCCGTCGCAGGTGCCGCATACTTCCACCACGCCGACTCCTTCGCCATGATGCGCGGCGGGCACCTCGACGTGTGCGTGCTCGGCGCCTTCCAGGTCGCGCAGAACGGTGACCTGGCCAACTGGTCGACGGGGGAGCCCGGGGCCATCCCCGCCGTGGGCGGCGCCATGGATCTCGCGATCGGCGCCAAGTCCGTCTACGTCATGACCGACCTGCTCACCCGCGCCGGCGAGCCGAAGCTCGTCGCCGCCTGCACGTACCCGCTGACCGGTGTGGGCTGCGTCTCGCGCGTCTACACCGATCACGCCGTCTTCGAGATCACGGATGCGGGCTTCGCCGTCATCGAGGCTTTCGGTGACAACACGATCGAGCAGCTGCGCGAGCTCACCGGGCTCGCGCTCATCGACGCGACGGATGCGGCCGCATCCGTGTCCGAGGAGGAGAAATGA